A part of Papilio machaon chromosome 23, ilPapMach1.1, whole genome shotgun sequence genomic DNA contains:
- the LOC106711209 gene encoding potassium channel subfamily K member 9-like yields the protein MKKQNVRTLSLIVCTFTYLLIGAAVFDALESATEKNRFDVLQAIEGMLIRKYNFTEEDFRVMEMVVLKSEPHKAGQQWKFTGAFYYATTVLTTIGYGHSTPATIGGKLFTMFYAIVGIPLGLIMFQSIGERVNRLSSVIIKALKRALDCKQTTASEVDLICVVTTLSSLTIAGGAAAFSKFEGWSYFDSVYYCFITLTTIGFGDMVALQKDNALNRKPSYVMFALIFILFGLAIVAACLNLLVLRFVTMNTEDEKRDQQQAEQAQQVAVRLEGDVITADGAVLRGVARGTRLPAAPHRDRPGDTSLIPLYIDEDYAPSVCSCSCNCFAPNKSIQYRDPLSPVPPTNIKHIKSKNYRELGGLPRYIEKSSSKNRSQTLRLNSASGYLYMNARNDFTLDPEDFREMVAKRREQLRRGVMMYEMRCNEEQYLNPYRNSLSTRMETSPHSSSLYSMNIRSDNRSNDPLVDDYDSEKSSYARKKLMKNIARNTSNKRVENYFYDDAVLHFDDEYAFDGSILFAKRRKSIEPNWDEFACVMPKNPAYEDQISNDGSCGYYLPDDDQQYFVNDTLTFNMPPHRASI from the exons ATGAAGAAGCAAAATGTTCGCACCCTATCGTTAATTGTGTGCACATTTACTTATCTGCTGATTGGTGCTGCTGTTTTCGATGCTTTGGAGTCAGCTACTGAGAAAAATAGATTTGATGTCCTACAAG CGATAGAGGGTATGTTGATAAGGAAATATAACTTCACTGAAGAAGACTTCAGAGTGATGGAAATGGTGGTGCTCAAGTCTGAGCCGCATAAAGCTGGACAACAGTGGAAGTTCACTGGTGCATTTTACTATGCAACCACAGTACTTACTACTATTG GCTATGGACACTCCACTCCTGCGACCATTGGTGGTAAGCTGTTCACAATGTTCTATGCAATAGTTGGCATACCACTTGGTCTGATCATGTTCCAGAGCATCGGTGAGAGAGTCAACAGACTTAGTAG TGTTATAATAAAAGCATTGAAGAGGGCGCTGGACTGCAAACAAACGACAGCATCAGAAGTGGACCTGATCTGTGTGGTGACCACACTTTCCTCGCTGACCATCGCTGGTGGTGCGGCTGCATTCTCCAAGTTTGAAGGATGGAGTTATTTTGATAGTGTATACTACTGCTTTATAACACTAACTACTATTG GTTTTGGTGACATGGTGGCTCTACAAAAAGACAACGCATTGAATCGCAAACCGTCGTATGTGATGTTCGCGTTGATCTTCATACTGTTTGGTCTGGCTATTGTGGCCGCTTGTCTCAACCTGCTCGTGCTGCGCTTTGTCACAATGAACACTGAGGATGAGAAGAGAGATCAACAGCAAGCGGAACAG GCGCAGCAAGTTGCAGTGAGGCTGGAGGGTGATGTGATAACAGCAGATGGTGCGGTGCTGCGGGGAGTCGCACGAGGCACAAGACTGCCTGCTGCACCACACAGGGATAGACCAG GTGATACGTCTTTGATACCGCTGTATATAGATGAGGATTACGCACCGAGCGTTTGTAGCTGTTCTTGTAACTGTTTTGCTCCAAACAA ATCTATACAATATAGAGATCCACTATCACCTGTTCCACCAACAAACATAAAGCATATAAAATCCAAAAACTACCGAGAATTGGGCGGATTACCTCGATACATAGAGAAGTCATCATCTAAGAACAGATCTCAAACTTTACGTCTAAATTCAGCATCCGGTTATCTTTATATGAACGCGAGGAATGACTTCACATTAGATCCGGAGGATTTTAGAGAAATGGTCGCAAAAAGACGGGAACAATTAAGACGGGGAGTTATGATGTATGAAATGAGATGTAACGAAGAACAATACCTGAATCCATACAGAAACAGTCTCAGCACCAGAATGGAGACAAGTCCTCATAGTTCCTCGCTCTATTCCATGAATATAAGATCAGATAATCGAAGCAACGATCCATTAGTTGATGATTATGATTCAGAGAAATCTAGTTACGCAAGAAAGAAGCTGATGAAGAACATAGCAAGAAATACAAGCAACAAACGTGTAGAAAATTACTTCTACGATGACGCTGTTCTACATTTCGATGACGAATACGCTTTCGATGGATCGATATTGTTCGCGAAACGAAGAAAATCGATTGAACCGAATTGGGACGAATTCGCATGTGTTATGCCAAAAAATCCGGCTTACGAGGACCAAATCTCAAATGACGGTAGTTGTGGTTACTATCTACCAGATGATGATCAACAATACTTCGTTAATGACACCCTGACCTTTAACATGCCACCACATAGAGCTAGCATATAG